From a region of the Mycobacterium sp. SMC-8 genome:
- a CDS encoding FtsX-like permease family protein → MSTRRGLAYGWLATRRRAQELVLPAVTTATGAFLVVLVFAMSDGIRAQSASLGHADEIARAVVLIAIAVLLVGIAEVAVATTRTVAHRTRELGVLAANGVRRGPVVAALLVEPVTAAVLGALAGAALAVAAGIVLALLGVVATGVSYPGLAVGAAVAVLVSVVAALATSIVPTWKAASRPPIRSLASGG, encoded by the coding sequence ATGAGCACCCGCAGAGGTCTGGCATACGGCTGGCTGGCGACCCGCCGGCGGGCGCAGGAACTGGTGCTGCCCGCCGTCACGACGGCCACCGGCGCGTTCTTGGTCGTGCTGGTCTTCGCGATGTCCGACGGCATCCGCGCCCAGTCGGCCTCGCTCGGACATGCCGACGAAATCGCCCGTGCCGTGGTGCTGATCGCCATCGCCGTCCTTCTCGTCGGTATCGCCGAGGTCGCCGTGGCGACCACCAGGACCGTTGCCCACCGCACCCGCGAACTCGGTGTGCTGGCCGCCAACGGTGTCCGGCGCGGGCCGGTGGTGGCCGCGCTGCTCGTCGAGCCGGTGACCGCCGCCGTACTCGGCGCGCTGGCCGGTGCCGCCCTGGCGGTCGCGGCCGGGATCGTGCTGGCGCTGCTGGGCGTCGTCGCGACCGGGGTCTCCTACCCGGGTCTGGCCGTCGGGGCCGCGGTCGCGGTCCTGGTCAGCGTCGTGGCCGCGCTGGCCACCAGCATCGTGCCCACCTGGAAGGCGGCGTCGCGGCCGCCGATCCGCTCCCTGGCCTCAGGAGGCTGA
- a CDS encoding ABC transporter ATP-binding protein — protein sequence MTALEETTGAAPVIEIADVWKLHKLGDEVVKALKAADLTVTPGEFVCLMGPSGSGKSTLLNIIGGLDRPTKGTVRIAGQDTATLTESQYAALRHDTIGFIFQSYNLIPFLSAVENVELPLMFEPYDRKALRTRAIELLELVGLGHRINHQPTKMSGGEQQRTAIARSLISNPKLVLADEPTANLDHRTGETVVRMLRDLCSTLGVTVVASTHDPTVADEASRVVRMKDGQIVN from the coding sequence GTGACCGCTCTCGAGGAGACCACCGGCGCCGCACCGGTGATCGAGATCGCCGACGTGTGGAAGCTGCACAAACTCGGCGACGAGGTCGTCAAGGCGCTCAAGGCCGCCGACCTGACGGTGACACCCGGTGAGTTCGTGTGCCTGATGGGACCCAGCGGCAGCGGAAAGTCCACGCTGCTCAACATCATCGGCGGTCTGGACCGGCCCACCAAGGGCACCGTGCGCATCGCCGGTCAAGACACCGCGACGCTGACCGAGAGCCAGTACGCGGCCCTGCGCCACGACACGATCGGGTTCATCTTCCAGAGCTACAACCTGATCCCGTTCCTGTCGGCCGTCGAGAACGTCGAGCTGCCACTGATGTTCGAGCCCTATGACCGCAAAGCGCTGCGTACCCGCGCCATCGAGCTTCTGGAGCTGGTCGGGCTCGGACATCGCATCAACCATCAGCCCACCAAGATGTCGGGCGGGGAACAGCAGCGCACCGCGATCGCCCGCTCGCTGATCAGCAACCCCAAGCTGGTGCTGGCCGACGAACCCACCGCCAATCTCGATCACCGCACCGGCGAGACGGTGGTGCGGATGCTGCGCGACCTGTGCTCGACCCTCGGCGTGACCGTGGTCGCGAGTACCCACGACCCCACGGTGGCCGACGAAGCGAGCCGTGTCGTCCGGATGAAAGACGGACAGATCGTCAACTGA
- a CDS encoding primary-amine oxidase gives MTMEDTRTRGEHDAALGAYPLDPLTGAEIEAAAAVVTASEYATTTLKFVMIQLAEPDKNPALTFEGQAVARRAFLTMYDAAAKLIYEAVVDLTARVIDSWTPIPGRFPSYLVGHMTGVEEKVREDPRWQDAMRKRGVTDFSLAMIDPWPAGYYGAQDHYERSALICRPLTFVRAAPSEHGYARPVEGLIVTFDLDAMTVLDVEDHGVVPLPPTAGNYTEQFMFDPNNRPAFTQFRDDVNAIEITQPDGPSFTVDGWKVQWQKWSLRIGFNPREGITLHEVTYTDRGETRPIMYRASLSEMVVPYGDSAPTHWNKNVFDMGEVGMGFSANPLTLGCDCLGEIHYFDGTVNDSNGNAVTIPNAICMHEEDFGISWKHTDFRTGEVEVRRSRRLVISMICTVGNYEYGFFWYFYNDASIEVEVKLSGVLTTGAVEVGPGEQPRWGKMVAPGIYGPNHQHFFNFRLDMCIDGPGNSVYEVDSVPEPDPALNPHRNAWITKDTVVASEACGARDWNWSTGRYWKITNPSKTNELGIPLAYKLVPKDIVPVMVQEGSYIYDRARFLQHNLWVTKYDPAERFAAGDYMYQSADVQGLPEFIADDAPLENTDVVLWYTLGAHHVVRPEDWPVMPCAYTGFHLKPIGFFDGNPALDLPPSPPKACHSGHAALPVADRALES, from the coding sequence ATGACGATGGAGGACACCCGCACTCGCGGCGAGCACGATGCGGCGCTCGGGGCCTACCCGCTCGATCCGTTGACCGGAGCCGAGATCGAGGCCGCCGCGGCGGTGGTGACGGCCTCCGAATATGCAACGACCACGCTGAAATTCGTGATGATCCAGCTTGCCGAGCCGGACAAGAACCCGGCGCTGACCTTCGAGGGGCAGGCCGTCGCCCGGCGGGCGTTCCTGACCATGTACGACGCCGCGGCGAAGCTGATCTACGAGGCCGTCGTCGACCTCACCGCGCGCGTGATCGACTCCTGGACCCCCATCCCGGGACGATTTCCGTCGTATCTCGTCGGGCACATGACGGGGGTGGAGGAGAAGGTCCGGGAGGACCCCCGCTGGCAGGACGCGATGCGAAAGCGCGGGGTCACCGATTTCAGCCTGGCGATGATCGACCCGTGGCCGGCGGGCTACTACGGTGCGCAGGACCACTACGAGCGCTCCGCGCTGATCTGCCGGCCGCTGACCTTCGTGCGTGCCGCCCCCTCCGAACACGGGTATGCCCGTCCGGTCGAGGGGTTGATCGTCACGTTCGACCTCGACGCCATGACCGTCCTCGACGTCGAAGACCACGGCGTGGTGCCGCTGCCCCCGACCGCGGGCAACTACACCGAGCAGTTCATGTTCGACCCGAACAACCGGCCGGCGTTCACCCAGTTCCGCGACGACGTGAACGCCATCGAGATCACCCAGCCTGACGGCCCCAGCTTCACCGTCGACGGCTGGAAAGTGCAGTGGCAGAAGTGGTCTCTGCGGATCGGGTTCAACCCTCGCGAGGGCATCACACTGCACGAGGTCACCTACACCGACCGCGGCGAGACCCGCCCGATCATGTACCGGGCATCGTTGTCGGAGATGGTGGTGCCCTACGGCGACAGCGCGCCCACCCACTGGAACAAGAACGTCTTCGACATGGGCGAGGTCGGGATGGGGTTCTCGGCGAACCCACTGACGCTCGGCTGCGACTGCCTCGGCGAGATCCACTATTTCGACGGCACGGTCAACGATTCCAACGGCAACGCCGTCACCATCCCCAACGCGATCTGCATGCACGAAGAGGACTTCGGAATCTCCTGGAAGCACACCGACTTCCGCACCGGCGAGGTGGAGGTCCGGCGCTCCCGCCGGTTGGTGATCTCGATGATCTGCACCGTGGGCAACTACGAGTACGGGTTCTTCTGGTACTTCTACAACGACGCGTCAATCGAGGTCGAGGTCAAGCTCTCCGGTGTGCTGACCACCGGGGCGGTCGAGGTCGGTCCGGGGGAGCAGCCGCGCTGGGGCAAGATGGTCGCGCCCGGAATCTACGGCCCGAATCACCAGCACTTCTTCAACTTCCGCCTCGACATGTGCATCGACGGTCCGGGAAACAGTGTCTACGAAGTCGATTCGGTGCCGGAACCGGATCCGGCGCTCAACCCGCACCGCAACGCGTGGATCACCAAGGACACCGTGGTGGCCTCCGAGGCCTGCGGCGCGCGTGACTGGAACTGGTCCACCGGCCGGTACTGGAAGATCACCAACCCGTCGAAAACCAACGAACTCGGCATCCCGCTGGCCTACAAGCTGGTGCCCAAGGACATCGTGCCGGTGATGGTGCAGGAGGGGTCCTACATCTACGACCGCGCCCGGTTCCTGCAACACAATCTCTGGGTGACCAAGTACGACCCGGCCGAGCGGTTCGCGGCGGGCGACTACATGTACCAGTCGGCGGACGTCCAGGGTCTGCCTGAGTTCATCGCCGACGACGCGCCGCTGGAGAACACCGACGTCGTGCTCTGGTACACCCTCGGCGCCCACCACGTCGTGCGGCCCGAGGACTGGCCGGTGATGCCGTGCGCGTACACCGGGTTCCATCTGAAGCCGATCGGCTTCTTCGACGGGAACCCGGCGCTGGATCTGCCGCCGTCACCACCCAAGGCCTGCCACAGCGGTCACGCCGCCCTGCCCGTGGCGGACCGGGCCCTGGAGTCCTGA
- the pyrH gene encoding UMP kinase: MADPTAKPIADPSSPIRPAYGRVLLKLGGEMFGGGQVGLDPDVVALVARQIAEVVRSGAQVAVVIGGGNFFRGAQLQQRGMERTRSDYMGMLGTVMNSLALQDFLQKEGIDTRVQTAITMGQVAEPYIPLRAVRHLEKGRVVIFGAGMGLPYFSTDTTAAQRALEIGADVVLMAKAVDGVFTADPRVDQNAELLPAISHREVIDRGLKVADATAFSLCMDNGMPILVFNLLVDGNIARAVAGEKIGTLVTT; encoded by the coding sequence ATGGCAGACCCAACGGCCAAGCCGATCGCCGACCCGTCCTCCCCGATCAGACCCGCGTACGGCAGGGTCCTGCTGAAACTCGGCGGCGAGATGTTCGGCGGCGGGCAGGTCGGGCTCGATCCCGACGTGGTCGCACTGGTGGCCCGCCAGATCGCCGAAGTCGTCCGCAGCGGGGCGCAGGTCGCGGTCGTCATCGGCGGCGGCAACTTCTTCCGCGGTGCCCAACTGCAGCAGCGGGGCATGGAGCGCACCCGCTCGGACTACATGGGCATGCTCGGCACCGTGATGAACAGCCTTGCGCTGCAGGATTTCCTGCAGAAGGAGGGCATCGACACCCGCGTGCAGACGGCCATCACCATGGGACAGGTAGCCGAGCCCTACATTCCGCTGCGCGCGGTACGGCACCTGGAGAAGGGCCGCGTCGTGATCTTCGGCGCCGGCATGGGGCTGCCGTACTTCTCCACCGACACCACCGCCGCCCAGCGTGCGCTGGAGATCGGGGCCGACGTGGTGCTGATGGCCAAGGCGGTCGACGGGGTGTTCACCGCCGACCCGCGCGTGGACCAGAACGCAGAACTGCTCCCCGCGATCAGTCACCGCGAGGTCATCGACCGCGGGCTCAAAGTCGCCGACGCGACGGCGTTCAGTTTGTGCATGGACAACGGTATGCCGATCCTGGTGTTCAATCTGCTCGTCGACGGCAATATCGCGCGCGCCGTCGCGGGTGAGAAGATCGGGACACTGGTCACCACCTAG
- the frr gene encoding ribosome recycling factor — translation MIDETLFDAEEKMEKAVSVARDDLASIRTGRANPGMFNRIHVDYYGAATPITQLSSINVPEARLVVIKPYESNQLRNIEDAIRHSDLGVNPTNDGNVIRVSIPQLTEERRRDLVKQAKAKGEDAKVSVRNIRRKAMEELSRIKKDGDAGEDEVTRAEKDLDKTTHQYTNQIDELVKHKEGELLEV, via the coding sequence GTGATCGACGAAACCCTCTTCGATGCCGAGGAGAAGATGGAGAAGGCCGTCTCGGTGGCACGCGACGACCTCGCGTCGATTCGCACCGGCCGCGCCAACCCGGGGATGTTCAACCGCATCCACGTCGACTACTACGGCGCCGCCACCCCGATCACCCAGCTGTCCAGCATCAACGTGCCCGAGGCCCGGCTCGTCGTCATCAAGCCCTACGAGTCCAACCAGCTGCGCAACATCGAGGACGCGATCCGCCACTCCGACCTGGGGGTGAACCCCACCAACGACGGCAACGTCATCCGGGTGTCGATCCCGCAGCTCACCGAGGAACGGCGCCGCGACCTGGTCAAGCAGGCCAAGGCCAAAGGCGAGGACGCCAAGGTGTCGGTGCGCAACATCCGCCGCAAGGCGATGGAGGAGCTGTCGCGCATCAAGAAGGACGGCGACGCGGGTGAGGACGAGGTGACCCGCGCGGAGAAGGACCTCGACAAGACCACCCACCAGTACACCAACCAGATCGACGAATTGGTCAAGCACAAGGAAGGCGAGTTGCTGGAGGTC